The following coding sequences lie in one Candidatus Eisenbacteria bacterium genomic window:
- a CDS encoding metal-dependent transcriptional regulator: MDGPQRIDEGLELLYLLRERGMLETASFLRECAESDPQGLLRDLIRARFVAEDEDGRLVITASGLARAEAIVRRHRLAEVLLQTVLRVGEKETEQTACVFEHILSEEACDRVCAFLGHPTHCPHALPIPPGRCCALTAPREDQVSPLTDMEVGDLCEIVHIRPSHHARLDRLGAYGLIPRALIRLHQKRPTFVVQIDETDLALDADVARDIYVRRKG; the protein is encoded by the coding sequence ATGGACGGGCCGCAGCGGATCGATGAGGGGCTGGAGCTTCTCTATCTCCTGAGAGAGCGCGGGATGCTCGAGACGGCGAGCTTCCTGCGGGAATGCGCGGAGTCCGATCCGCAGGGGCTGCTGCGCGATCTCATCCGGGCCCGGTTCGTCGCGGAGGACGAGGACGGGCGTCTCGTGATCACCGCGAGCGGGCTCGCCCGGGCGGAGGCGATCGTCCGGCGCCACCGCCTCGCCGAGGTCCTCTTGCAGACCGTCCTCCGGGTGGGGGAGAAGGAGACGGAGCAGACCGCCTGCGTCTTCGAGCACATCCTGAGCGAGGAGGCTTGTGACCGCGTCTGCGCGTTTCTGGGGCACCCGACCCACTGCCCGCACGCCCTTCCGATTCCTCCCGGGCGCTGCTGCGCACTCACCGCCCCGCGCGAAGACCAGGTCTCGCCGCTCACCGACATGGAGGTCGGCGATCTCTGCGAGATCGTCCACATCCGCCCCAGCCACCACGCGCGGCTCGACCGGCTGGGAGCCTACGGCCTCATCCCGCGCGCCTTGATCCGACTGCACCAGAAGCGTCCGACTTTCGTGGTCCAGATCGACGAGACCGACCTGGCCCTCGACGCCGACGTGGCCCGCGACATCTATGTCCGGAGGAAGGGTTGA